From the Tribolium castaneum strain GA2 chromosome 2, icTriCast1.1, whole genome shotgun sequence genome, one window contains:
- the LOC107398688 gene encoding uncharacterized protein LOC107398688, with protein MVYTSEQKAFLLESYFRNGQKVNGVWKYSIQPCLEEFREAFPEVVIVYEEFKNTLHRNVNLFRGTASTSRKEGSGRPTERTEEVIHATQEILEQDPKTSIRHLSQQVELSVGTCHKLLRKDLHVYPYRVQSVQELQPVDFPRRLQYCQWFLDNIANNNELLEKTFFTDEAWFHLSGYTNSQNMRIWATEHPHEIVEEPLHPEKIGVWAAISKRRIVGPIFFQGTLTAVRYREEILTPFIEELHDDELREGLFQQDGATAHCTAETLDFLRTFFDDRIISRNTANDYPPRSCDLTPCDFYLWPRIKNSIFVTPIPTIDELRRRIQQKINEINENPLELTNVLNSVRRRCVMCVEQQGRHFQQFL; from the exons ATGGTGTATACCAGTGAACAAAAAGCCTTTTTGTTGGAAAGTTATTTCCGAAATGGACAGAAAGTGAACGGTGTTTGGAAATATTCAATTCAACCGTGCCTGGAGGAGTTTCGAGAAGCTTTTCCTGAGGTTGTTATCGTCtatgaagaatttaaaaacaccCTTCACCGAAATGTGAACTTGTTTCGTGGAACTGCGTCCACCTCGCGTAAAGAAGGTAGTGGAAGACCAACTGAGCGAACAGAAGAAGTTATTCATGCTACACAGGAAATTTTGGAGCAAGACCCAAAAACTTCGATTAGACATCTGTCTCAACAAGTTGAACTTTCTGTTGGTACTTGCCATAAACTTTTACGAAAAGATTTACATGTGTACCCATATCGTGTCCAATCTGTGCAAGAGTTACAACCTGTGGATTTTCCTAGGAGATTACAGTATTGTCAGTGGTTTTTGGATAACATTGCAAATAACAAtgaacttttggaaaaaactttcTTTACGGACGAAGCATGGTTTCACCTGTCTGGCTACACGAATTCACAAAACATGAGAATTTGGGCAACAGAACATCCTCATGAAATTGTGGAAGAACCTCTTCATCCAGAAAAAATAGGTGTTTGGGCAGCTATCAGCAAAAGAAGAATTGTCGGTCCAATTTTCTTTCAAG GAACATTAACTGCAGTTCGTTATCGCGAAGAAATTCTTACGCCTTTTATCGAAGAACTTCACGATGATGAATTACGAGAAGGTTTGTTTCAACAAGATGGTGCAACAGCGCATTGCACAGCAGAAACTTTAGACTTTCTGAGAACGTTTTTTGATGACAGAATAATTAGCAGGAATACAGCAAATGATTATCCCCCaagatcatgtgatttaacGCCTTGCGACTTTTATCTTTGGCCacgcattaaaaattcaatttttgttacaccAATTCCAACTATTGATGAATTAAGACGACGCattcaacagaaaattaatgaaattaacgaaaatccaCTTGAACTGACTAATGTGTTAAACAGTGTTCGAAGGCGTTGTGTTAT